In Eremothecium gossypii ATCC 10895 chromosome IV, complete sequence, the genomic stretch GCACAGCgagaagctgctgcggcagcagtCAATAAAGAGACTGTGTTCCGGGACAGCTCCGGTGCCCAGATTGCGGACTACTCTACATATATGCGCGACCGTGAGCGGGCGGACAAGCTACGCGAACGGTTCCAGCAAAATAAGAGCAGAGAGATGAACATGGGAGACATACAGCTACATCAGCTACGGAATCCAGATTGGCGGCCCGCACGTTGTGAAGGCGAGCAGATTCGTAGGGATGACCCTGCGGCCCAGTTCACTGCTGAGTCCTCGGCCGCCACATACAAGCTCTCTCCACTGGGGAGAAAGCTTTACAACAAAGCATGGCCTGAAAACAGGTTCCAGATAGCTCCTGGATGGCGCTGGGACGGAGTAGATCGCTCAAATGGTTTCGAGCAGAAGTGGTTTGCAAAGCAAGGGGAGCTTGCAGAGCGAAAAGCGCAGCAGATGGCCGCGCAACAGGATTACTGACACCTATGACACACGCACCGTTTAACGAATGTTATTGATGAGGTTGAACTAGATAAGATAGAGTGGTATTTTTTATGTACCCTATTAAAGAGAAATACATAGAACTTAGGGTCCAGGAAGGGACTCACGTTTGCAAAAAGAAGGGCTAAACATGTAATGTTGCTTATTTCTTCGCGTGATTCCCACGGTAAGGGCCCTTCCTCCCGCGACCTGAGTACTGCGACCTCCCGGCCTCCTTCTTATCCTGCCTCTGCGGATGTATCAAGTTCTTCATAGCAGCAGTCGATGCTTCGTCTACTGGCGGGTTAGTGATGTTACCAATTGCATTAACGTGGAACGCTTGTGGAACCATGCTTGGGCGAGAAAAGTCTCTACTCACAGGCATGTTGGGCGGTGCCCCTCCATGGGGTGGGAAACCGAAGACTACCGGCTGGTGCATAGGCACCATACCGTTCGGTGGTAGCGGAACTATACCTGAATGTGGCATATGATTCGCCATCATATGCGCAGACTGTAGGCCAAAGGGAATGTTCTGATCCATAGCTGGGTTTGCTAGTTGACTTACAACAGCGTTATAAACATTGTTGGCAACGCTTTTGCCGACGGTGTTTAATGGTACCTGAGTATTCATGATAATCGATGGACCTTTTATGCCATTCGCAAAGTTTGTGCCTGAAAGCTGATTGGAATTGTCGGGAACAGAACTATTTTCATTCCGGATACGGTTTAGCATTTCATGTGCCTGTTGCTTTTTGGTTTCCTCTACTCTCTTCCTCCGTTGTTCAGGAGTGATCTTTGGTGGTTGCCGTACGTTAGTTTGTTTTTTCTTGGCGGCCTTATCAGTATACTGTTTTGAAGCTTTTGAGTGATAGATGAACTGACGCTTGCTGATGTTCAATAAACAAGAGGAGTCCACACCAATCCCTCTGTTGGTTTGCAATCTCTCACCAAATGTAGTACCAGCTGCAAGCTCCTGGTCAAACAAAACTTGTATAGATATTCTTGAACCTATTGTCGTGTATCCGACCACAGTACCCTTGGAAAACAATGGCACCTTTCCAGAATCTTGCACGTAAATCACACGGTCACCTAAGTCAAACCTCTGAGTGCGCAACAACGCAAATGACTGACGAGGATCCAGAATAGCTTCTCTCGGCACCTTTGCCAACTGGCGCTTCTCAGACTGATCTGGCAAGTCTGCAATCCTCATGATCTCTTTTTCAACAGCCTGTATAGAAGCCTTGGTCAACGAGTCACTCTCTAGGGGCACAATGACGAATGATTGACGGGCGTCCTTTATGAATGCCGTAATTGACGCCAACATAGCACTTGCTTCCTCTGCATTGCGTCTTGAAAGAAGATCCTTCAATTTCGGTATCTTCTTATCCACATTCATTAAAGCATTGAAAAAGTCAGGGAAGTTCTTCCTATATTGGTCCACCAATTGGAGAGTTAAGTTTGAATATTCCCATGACTCCCTATTTTTCCTCGCATAGCCTAAAACTTTTTCATCGCGAGCTGGGAACTTTACCATTAAGCCAACATTCACTGATCTATTGTCAACTTCGATCAAGAAACGGGAAGTTATTCTGGATAAGAAAAGTGGATGGAGCCCCAATCTTTTCGCAACTACAAAGGATGGCCAGTAGTGGACTGCCTTTCTGTCCATTTCCGCTCTGCGTTTGCCAATATTAGGCTCTGCTTTCGTCGACTGCTTGTTTACGGTTAACTTCAACCTCGTAGCACTGGTATAGCCATCAACTGTAGCTTCACCCCCATAGGCATAATCTCCCAAAAATATTACACGCGAACCAGTTGGAAACTCTTCATCGATAGGAAGCGGTGGTCTCTCCATATACCGCTCGTCCTTATTCTCCACATCCTCGACTATCAATTGAAGAGGATATAACTCCTCGACTTTAGAGAAACACTTTTGGTAAGAGCCATCCGGTTGTCTGATTAGCCCAGTAACTGGAAGCACCCTAGCAATGGCACGAACTTCAGGGAGAACAATACCTTTCTTCTTCGAATAGCCGTGAATAATGTTCTTGACCATCGAGCTGAAAGCCTTCTTCTCCTCGGGAGTCGCAGGCTTTCTTACGACACTGGTACCGCCGCTCTTCTTACATTTTTCAGAGGCGATATAAACGTAGTTATTGTCAATTATTGACACCATTTTTGATTCCCTAATGTAAGGCCAGTTGGAGTATACGATTTCTCCAAGATAACGTTCCGCGACATCATTGACGCTCAAATTACTCGATTGGTACACATCTTTTATAGTTAATAACATTGAATGGTGTCTCGATGGCTGGTTAAATATGGTGCATTCGTTGTACGCAAGTTGGGCGTTAAATGGAATGCTCTTTAAAGTCGGGAATCCAGCTAAAGCTGAAGTCCCTAACTTAGCACCTTCTGGAAGTCCATACAAAATGCTGCGACCTTCCATGGAAGGATGAACATATTCTCTTTCAACACAGTGATTGTTCGCAATATCGGTAAAAACTCCTTTCAATGGAGACTTGTAAACATTATCCACCTGAGGGTTAAAAACAAAAATTAGATCGGTACCAACGATATTCCTCTTTTTTTCCTCTGGAGTCAACAGGTCATCCAAAGGAGCCATTGCAGCGAGTAATCTATCTTGGTCAACAAACTTAAGCTTAACGACTGCTTCCCAATCAGCTGTCTTCCCATTCTTATCCAATTCAACTTCTGCTGGATATAAATCTAGGATCGGTGATTTATCATCATACATCAATGGTCTGTAAACTGGTGGTAGCAGTTCTTTTGACCTTGCCGGTAGGACAGCCATAAGCTGCTGAAATGGTTTAAAAGGTTGATCCAATGAAAAAGATATATTTACATCCAATCCTTTACGGATATCAGATATTCTTGGTGCATAATGATAACGGTAATACCAAGACCATGATGGGCAACCCTGATAATAATAATACAATACCCATTGTAGGCCTTCGATGTAGTTATTTGCCATTTCTTTAAGTTTGTCTTCATCATGGATAGAGAAGCCAACCTTCTCCTTATAGTAGGAGTCTTTCCAACGAATAAACCTTTCATTGTACTTCTCCTGTGCCTCTTCTAGTTCCTCTTCATCGTTAATGATAATGGCTTGCTCAAACTTCTTTATCGAACGTCTTAGTTCGGCTACACGAGTCTGGTGTTCCTCCGCCGATTGATTCATGCTATAACTGTCCAGATCAATTTTGAAAGTATAGGTATCGTTGGAATCAGAGTGAACTACAATAAGTCCCAATTCAAGTGCAAATTCCTTCAAAAAATCTATATTCTTCTCCGCCAAGTCTTTTTCTAACCATGGAGTCATAGTAATTTCTTCCTCAGTCACATCTGGAGATAGCGTCTCACTAAACTTCTTCATTAACCAAGGCTTCACAGCACCAACTATTTTCTTTTGCTGTTTTAGCAAAAGCTTCTTGCCAATGCGCTTCCGTTTCCGCTCTCCCTCCAATGATATATTTTCAAGTTGACTGTTGAACCAATCTACGTCGATATCATCACGTTCAAAATTCATCAGCTCAAATTTGGACAAATAATCTAACCACACCGAAAACCTCGCAAAGTTAATTGTGCCATTCTCGTTGATGTAACCATCCAAATGTTTTAGCGTCTCTTTAAAAGTCTGTAGTAACACGGGAAATGCTCCCTTATTCAAATGCAAGTCCGGTAAGTTGGGCAAGAAATCGTTACCGATGACAAACATAACTAGGATGAAATCATCTAAGAGCCTCTCAAAATCAAACTTAAACTCCAATTCATCGCTGATCTCCTGAAATTCAAGCTCAAGGTATTCCCTCATTATGGCAAGATGTAGTAAGTAAAAGTTTTGCTGCTCTAGCGCTTTTGGCTTTTGTGCTCTCCCGTAGAGAATCTCCTCCCTCAACAATGCTACGTGTGTGTCGTGAATCGATAGACCAAGCATGATAAGGTCCGCGTCTAACCCGTAGATACAATGTCTGGTATTAGGATTGTAATCCTGCTGCGCTCTGAGAGTGCGGATATACTGCATAATTTTATGCTCTCCCTCGCCGGGAACCTCGTGACCAGACAAAATGATGTTTTTATTCTGCCACAGAGAGTCTGAAGAAACCTTTTCGTGGATGAAGTACTTTAGATTCGTCGTTAATTTGTGCATGAACTCGGTTCCGGGCGTAATGGAGTTGGAATCAAACGGTTCGCCCTCTGGAATCTCATCACCACGCTCCCGCGCGCGATTGAGCGATGTCTCTGCATCCATCGCGGACCTGAACCGACGTGCGCGCTGCTGGTTCATCTTGGCCCGAGGCGCAACCCCATCGATCGCCATGTAGAGCGTCTGCTGTGGCTTGATGGTGTGGAACAAGTGATCAATGTACACAAAAATCCTCGCAAATACCTCCTCCTCACTTAGACGCTTCTTTATATCGTCTTCATTGCCATGTGTTGCGGTGTGTAGAATGGAGTTCATGTCTAAGTACAAGTTGTCAAATTGCGAAATCTGCGTCCCATCGATCAACTGCGAGATATTCGGCCATCTTTCAGACACATAACGGAAAAACTTTGGAATCCCCATCCTGACTTATTGCCCGTCTGCGGATGTTCAAACACCTGTGTTGAATGTTGTTATTGATTGAACTTTCATCAACTACCGGCGCAGGTGGCAAAATGGCTTTCAAGAAACATTTCGTGCTTTCGTGGAGAGTGACTGATGGGCGGGTAACGTCTAGTCACGTGCTATTAAATGTAGCTAGTAATTGATCTCTATAATGGTTCAGAGGCCTTTTTAGACCTCTCTGTGGATTAAACAGGCCATGGAAGCCTGTATATAGTGCTGTATCTCGTGTTCTCTCCGACGTTATGCAATGCAGGAGAGAAAATTTGAGCTGGCGCATCGCGCATGGAAGGCGCACTACACAGGCATACCGGGAAAACAAGAGCACTCGGGCCATCAAAGCATATGTTCAGCTTCGGGAATCAATCAGGAACCGGTGGGGCCCAGGGTAGCAGTGGACTTTTTGGGCAGGCGGCTGCGCAGCCTCAGACGGGGGCTGGGAGCGGAGGTCTTTTCGGACAGACAACAGCTAGCGGCGCGACCACAGGGACTAGCTTCGGACAGACTGGTgcaggcggcgccgctACCGGCGGAGGGCTCTTCGGGCAACAAGGCGTGTCGAACAGTGGGGGTCTATTTGGGCAGAATGCCGGTGGGTCTTCCGGAGGGCTCTTCGGGAGGGATACAACTGGGACAGCGAAGCCCGGTGGGCTGTTTGGCACTCAGAGcacgggcggcggcgcatTTGGCAGTAAGCCAGCTGCCACTGGCGGGCTCTTTGGTGGTGCCGGCGGCGGTGCGCCTGGTGCCCTGTTTGGCACGCAGGCTGCGCCTCAGCCGCAGCCGTCAGCGTTACATTCCATTGCCCAACTTCCGATCACCTCCATGACGCGCATTGGCGACTTGCCGCCCCAGGTGCGCCAGGAGatcgagcagctggaccAGTATATCCAGCGCCAGGTCGCCATATCGCATCACCTGCGGGCAGAAGAAGACGAGCATCTCGAGCTGATTAGCTCTATTCCGCGCGACGTGCAATTCATCATGAAGACATATTCTCTTACGACACAATCGCTGCAGCAAGATCTCAAGCGTATTCAGGCCATCAAGGCTCTCACCGACGACAACATCCGGGACTCTGAGTGCTTCTCGCTCATCCTGAACCAGCTGCTCACCCCCGGGACCAAGGTTTCCTCTGCAGAGCTGCAGAAGTTTTTCCAGGAGAAGATACAGCTGTACAGGGTACGTCTTGACGAGTACTTTCGTGTGCTATCAGACATCAAGAGCGCTGTAAATGGCCTCGATTCCGATATGTTCGGCTCCCAGGAGAATTCGACAGAATACGCGGAACCAACCAAAACCGGGATCAATTCTATTGTAGCTACGGTAATCGAAGAATTCGAGCTATTCATGGACATGGCAGAGCGGGTTGCACAGCTACATCAACGTGTCAAGGAGCTAAACGGCTCGGGCAAGAACCCTGTCATTTCGTCATAGGTCTACCGCAGATCTCCGGCTGGTTCTGACTATGTCCTGGGGTACGCGACATCGCAGATCGCTGCCATTAGCGCTATCGCTCGAGAAGCGACAAAACCGAGGGTCATTCCAAACGATACTGCTGGAGGCATGTTTCAGATAAAGCGCAAGGGGGCTACGAACTAACTACTGATAGAACTTGTACACCTTCAATATTACACTTGAAGAAGTTAAGGAGTTGGACAGTCTTTTGGCGACTTAGCAGGCCTGTTGTGTATAGCGAGATTTATAGGAACGCAATACGAGAGCCTGCGAGGAATCGTAAAGGCCCAAGATATAGAGAGAGGAAATCTGGCGGCGTGCTGTTGAAGCCATTTTTGTCTGACAGGCGGTATAGGGCACAGGACAGAAGCTTACAGATTAGGATACGCGGTTGGATTATGCCGGTTGTAAACAGAGAGCTGGACCGCGCATGGAACGTGGTGCGAGTCGTAGACGCCTGTGACATAGGAGAAGCCCAGGTAATTGAAGATGCGCTAAACTTTGACGACGTGCTCTCCAATACGAGCAGTGACGAATCTGAGTGCGTTTTCAAGCCGAATACGGCGGACAATGGTGGCGGGCTGGAGAGCGAAGCAGAAGGGAGCGAATATGGACAGAGCACATTTGTGCAGGCAGATTCCGAGGAGTCTACAGTCCCGAAAGAACATAGTGAATGCGACAACCCCGTTGCAGGCAACGGAGAGCGCGCGACGCATCCAGTAAGTCGAATCGGAAGTCTTTCTACCCTTCAAGTGGTGCTGTTGACCTCTTCCACCACGGTGGTAGCATACTACTGGCTGCAACAGTTATGGTTTTGGTTGCGACCCCAGAACACGGGCTACCCTAGTCCTGGAGTGATGACTCCGTCTGTATTGGGACTGGGTAACGATGATACGCTAGTGTTCAATAGCGCTGGACTACCCGTGCCCTTCGAAAAGTATGGGACTAAAAGGTTTATGGTTGACTTCGAGAATAAGGTCGCCTATCCCGTACATGCCCCGGAAGACTTTCTGGCACTGTATGCTGGTAAGTATGTTGTATCCAACGTGCTATCTTACCAAGTGGCTTTACTTTATCGACTTAACTATGAGTGGCTGCCCAAGCTCGCTTACAAGTACCAGGTTTTCAGAACACATATCCACGACAGCCTCTCCGCTCCAGCACATCAACTAGGTGCATATTGTCTGCCAAGCTATTCTGCATTGAGGCAAATAGCTGCCTCTGCAAGCGATAATGTGCGGGAAATAGTGACTATATACATTCAACGGACATGCCGAACAGTGGAGATCTCCTATGAAGGGGCAGTTCATGCATTAAGTACTATGTTCAGGGAGCTGCAGCCAAAACTGAATATACCACTCCAGAGGTTCGAAAGTAGGCTTATATCTATAAAGCAAAGAACGGTGGAGCCCTTGCTACAGTCTGGTCTGCTTAACTACAATGCTCTCAGACGGTGGGGACTGAGAAAGACGGTCCTGGTCGCTACACAAGTGCGCAAATATGTGGCCAAGTGTGCCTCTATCTTCTGAATCCTTAGTTAAGTCAGCAGTGACAACCCAAAATGCGAATTATGATCTAAGTAACACTTACTCTTATGGCTAGCCATTTCTATACCATCTAATTAAATAGGTATATAAAACTGGTAAATAATATTTCCAGGCTATCTAACGGCGGAGATAACGGGAATAAACTACTCACCTCATAATATGAGCCTCGGCTTGGATTGCGAAGGGACAAGGTACAAGCGCTGTTGAGATCAGAGTGCATGACTTTCCAGATCATGGTGTTTTTTACCCAGTCATTGGCTTTAGAGTAATGGAACACCGCAGCTCAGGTCATCACTGTTGGTTTAGTCGGCAACTAAGCACTGGTGGTACGATATAGCTGAATTATCATGTTCGACGTGAATTCTAGGCCGTACATTGCGTAACCATGATTCCCTAATTAAGTTCAAAACACACCCTTCACATCTGTCAGATACACACACAGGAAGCAAGTGTCAGTACACGCAAAATATTAATGACCTATAAAGAAAGAAATTCCATTTCAGTTGTCAAGTATTACTTGGTTATTAGTGTACATATATCAAATAAAATAACATATTGATTTTAACGATGCAAAGAAGCCCAGTTGAAAATTGTATTATGAGTACGAATGCTGACTTCACCACATGAATAAATATACAAATCGATGTAGCAGGCCCTCCAGTCTTTATAGTACATCActatatatatatactTATTAATCAATTTCCCCAGCAGCTTTCCTATCACATGAGACATAATGATCGATTATCGTTCGGTACCTGCCAGTTTATAACACTTCCGTATTTCCACTGAGGTTTGCCATCTTCCAAACATAGTACAAAATAGCCCATCAAAGTTAATCTTGGACGAGTAGAGCTCTATTAGAAATTGCTGTTCTAACCAACATCCAACGATGATGACGGGTACAGCTCACTGTGGAGCTGAAGTGATAATATCTCCAAATCTAAAATGACAATTCCCCAATAGAAGCAAGCGATAATCAGTGCATTACGCGTAATGTAACAGAGAAAGTTGCCAAATATGAAGAAGATAACAATTGTACAACTGTACAGTATTCTTTAAAATTGTATCTTCTAAACCCAAACTAGCGGAACCTTTTACCTTCCTTTAGAAAACAGCTTTAGCCTAATATACAAGACCAGAAAACGGGCGGGTTAATCGGCTTTCGCAGAAACAACCCTTATAACCACATTTCTTCCCATTAGATATATCATCCAGATATAATGTTAGGTTTGCCCAAAACTGGATATTCCCTCATCTAAAATCCCGTAGGTAAACCATTCATGATCCATCGCATCTTTTGCGGTAATTCTTTTGGTCGGATCAAACTCAAACATCTTTCGGCATAGATCTACAAACCAGTACCAGAATAGAAAGGTTTCGCGATCTATCCTCATTGTTCTATTATAAAACTTGGATTCAATCATGCTCCAATTCTGTTCGGGGGTATAATCCCAATCTATTATGAGCCATTCACCATAATCTCTTTGTAGTTTTGTAGATATATGCTTATCTAGCCTGTCGCATGTTGCCATCACGCGTTTCATGGATTTTTCCTTTGTTACAATTTCTCCTTTATAGTTCCGTTCCGGCCATTGTAATGCCATAGATGTCTTATCAAAATGCCTTACCACAGTGGTCATCAAATCCGTCGGCAAATTCCCTAGTTTGTGCTCTACTTTATAGAACATTTTGCTGATCATTTTCCTAGGAAAAGATTGCCCATTCACCCGTTGCATCATTGCCATATGTTCCAAGTTCTCATGAATTGGATAAAGGGACTCACCGGTAACGAGCTCAACTAGTACACATCCAATAGACCACAAATCACAAGGAAAAGACCAACCTAAACCCAATACAATTTCTGGGGCCCTATAATGACGTGTTGAAATAACTGGTGGGTGATATTCTTCACAAAATACAGCAGATCCGAAATCAATGAGCTTCACTTCTGGGTTTGTAAGAACTTTGTGCTTACCACCGGATACTTGTTTTCTGCGGGTACTCAAGGTAGCTAGCACAGTGTCTGGTAATGGTGTTTCAACAAAAGATTCATCACATATCAATATGTTCTCGGGTTTCAGGTCAGTATGTATTATACCCAGGTCATGTAAAAAGCAGACTGACCTAATCAGCTGCCGAGAGATAGCTTGAACATGGGACCCGGGAAATCTTGGATTGCCGTTGTTGCACATGAAGTCATATATTGATTTACCAAAGAGATCAGTCACGAGACATATGTGGTTTCTGTAATCAAAGCAATCACGTAGTAACAAACACTGAAATTGTCCCAGTGGATCATTGTCACGGATGGTCTGCAGCACACGGAGTTCTGTCTTAGCGGCCTGCCGATATCTGTCTAAGGCTCTAATTATCTTTACTGCAACATGTTTCTTAGTGGGTTCTGCGTTGTCCACGCATTTTACAACTTTTCCAAAAGTTCCCTGGCCAAGTAGTTCCTCCGTCATAAATCGTCCATTAGCGAAAATATCATTACCGTGGAAAACATAGTGACCCTCCTTGTCCGTATTGAAGTTGTCCCGTCTTATAGACCTTTGCCGCCGTGTAATAAGTTTTGGAAGTTTCTGCTGCCCCGTTAAGAGAGATGTCGCTTTAGTAATGGCACTGCCATTTAACGCGGTTTGCTGCTCAAGCTGTGTGGGAGGTAGTAAAGAACTAGGCGACTCTGAGCGAATCACGGGCAACGTCACCATGCGATTTCCATCCAGAGTCCTGCTGCTGGATCCGCTAATATGAAGTAGCTCGTCGTCATTCTGGCTGCGCCGCGGCACAGCTTTGCTGGCAGCAGGTCCGCGTGCATCTAGCCGGTAAAATAATTTAGCGTGTGGCAGCTGTGGTAATGACACTGTACGCTGCTTCTTGAAGCGACGCGCAGTGTAGTTGCTCCCGGCATGCGTACCACCGAGAGCCAGCTCCCCTACCATATCGCCCACATCCCCCATGAACGCGAGCGACGAGTCTGCATCATCTGCGTCTCGCACCAGGCTGCCGCTATCTCCCGAGTTCCCAGAGTTGCTTCCGAGCAGAAACATCTGTCTCTGCAGCATATCATTGACAAGCGGATCCGGCTCCTCCTCAATGTAAAGCCCATTGCGCGCAGTCCCAGTCGCGTCCCCCATCTCTACCCCCGCAGCGCCCATTCGTCCGTTCTGCGCGCCGACGGCGCGCGAGCCATTTAGGTCAAACGCCCGTGTACGCTTCCTCCGGAGCTGTGTATTTTCTGCCATCGTCCTTTATCGCTGCCTAACCCGGGCCTTATTGGAACCTCTCGCTCTATGTTTTTGGTTGTACCTGCCCCTGCCTCCTGACTCGCAAGAGACAAGTGAATGTCCGGCTATATAGCTGTTAATCAACTCTCACCTGCAGACCTGCCAGACCTGCTTCAGCTTATGTTGGCTTCAAGCTTGCGCCATGTATATACATAGTAGATGGATGCTATGTCTGGAGGAAGCTGGTTCCATTAGCAACTAAAGGAGTCATTAGGTGACTCGTGCGAAGCGAGGGGTTGCAGCCGGGTAACATGAGCACGTGACGCCCATGCGAGCAAAGGAATCCGGGGTAAGAGCATAGAACCGGCTGCGAGAGCAAGAAATGCCAGTTCTGGGAGCCGGAACAATCCTCTTTGCGTCTTCAGCACCTCTACGCCCGTTCTTGCGTTGCTGTATCCTGCGCTGGTGGCTGGCTGCCTTGCAGACGTCTGTCTGCGAGCAGCCGCACTCACGTGTTGCAGCATGCCGCACCGTCAGCTCAAAATTCCTCCCGGTCTTCCGAGCAAAGGATGGCCGCCATAAtggcggcgcagccgcggctgctCACATGTTGCCCTGTTCCTGGCTAACATCGCAGGGTAGCAGCCGCAGCGCTCGGTGTCTTCGTGACTGCAGCAACTTCTTGCCAATTGACGCATCGCGCCCCGCCGCAAGGCTAGCGGCGCTGCAGTGGATGTCGCAATGCCTTCATGCACGTTCCTTATTATGGTTGCTCCCCGAGGGATCTTTGGATTAGCTAATATATGTTTGGGTTCTGGACGTTGGATTATATAAGGCTGGCTGGCTGGCGGGACTTACAGTAGGGGAACCGGGCCCGGCAGTAACCAGCAAGCTGTCGTTGGTTTCGGGGAAAAGTTTCCCGACTGCAAGCTTTGCAGAGAGCTGATACGGACCGAGACCCTGCTTGGCTCCTGCCCGCTCTTATTTTAGGTCTTAGAAGATCCGACGCCAGGCTCGAGAAATTTTTCCTCTAGCAACGGATACGCTGGAGACTAGCGATCGTTGGCCCAATTTGCACTGAAACATAAGCGGGTTATAGGATGTAGATCTCTGTTCTTTTTTTACCTCTGAAGGTGCCGAATGTGTGCGCGTGAAACCACTCTTTCGCGATGGGATGTTTCCTGATCTCCCTCGCGAGCTGTTTCATGTATTACTTCCTTGTAAGGCAATCGCCACGCAGGACAGACCGAGCTGGTGCCAACGGTTTCTCCGGCGTGCCTTTGCTGAGATGCGTTCGCATGTTTTGACCCCAGCTCTGGAATATGCGCGCGGTGCGATGCTGCGTGTGGTACGATGCAACGTCAGCGATCCGGCAGGGCGGGGGTGCAGGGGTGTACTTCGATCGTAGGCCGCTGTAAATGCTCCTCTGGGACGCCGCTCCCGCCGATCTTACTGTCCGCCATGAACGATGGGACAGAGTAGCCGGGATGGTTCCTTTGCAGATAGGAAATCTGGAAGAATTTGTCCGTCCGCTGATTTGTTTATACAAAATTGGCCATACATTCCTTGCGAGCCTAAGATATCTTCACTTGATTATCCTCCCTTTTATAAAACGATTATAAAAGGAGCGAAGAGGCATGCTCGAAGACGGGGTGCCAACGGTCGCTGAGTTACTTGCATAAGTAGCAATTGTTTTCTAGACGACTGCTTTCCCAATCGCCTTATGAGCCAAAATTATAGGATGCACCCCGACAGCTGCCACAATTACTGCGCAGCCACAGCTATGAGCGCAGACGTGCATGTTAGAAACTCCCATCAACTACAGCCATCGGATCTGGCGGTGGCTGCATCTCATCCGATCTCTGGCGGTGGATCTTATCATTATTACCCTTCAGACATATCTTCAGGCACCAAAAACAGCAGCTCATCAATAACAAGCCGGTCGCTGCCGTCGTTGCCCTCGCTGAAGGAGATACTCAATTCAACTCCGGCGGTGCCCGTGGCGCCTCCAGTGCCGCGTCACTACATCGCGCCTGGTGTTTCCACCTGTCAGAGCAAGGTGATGCTCCCTCCGATACAAGTCGCCCATTATCTGCCACAGCAGCGTCAGTACGAACATATGTACGCGCAAGACAAGTCTGGGCACTCGAGCGTACTGGACAGTCCCAGAATGACACCGCTGATAATGCTCAACGTTTCATCTCCCCCCGCTAATCCAATATCCGGCGTCAGTGCTACGTCAACGCAACAGATACACCAGGCACAGATACTCCCTAGGCGTAACTCCCTGCCCTGTTTTACCGCTTCGCAAACTCCACCCCAACAACCGCTGCTAAACTCCCCTCTACATACCAGGAAAAACCCCTACAGAGGAAGCGCTTACAAAAAAAACGGGTCCGTTTGCGAGATCTGCGGGAAAGACTTCAAGCGACCCAGCGCGCTGCGCACGCACATGGTTGTACATAATAATGACAAACCATACAACTGT encodes the following:
- the BUD13 gene encoding Bud13p (Syntenic homolog of Saccharomyces cerevisiae YGL174W (BUD13)) → MSLNSYLTEAYGPKRAAKSRNGSKREAKVSNVSITDSAEQLVFTNNKPTGHATDIKAKAKRTGLFKNLETNELTEFKPASEVQEPNEVKMSSGAHAGLQSAEQVAEQIGKKQREAQREAAAAAVNKETVFRDSSGAQIADYSTYMRDRERADKLRERFQQNKSREMNMGDIQLHQLRNPDWRPARCEGEQIRRDDPAAQFTAESSAATYKLSPLGRKLYNKAWPENRFQIAPGWRWDGVDRSNGFEQKWFAKQGELAERKAQQMAAQQDY
- the XRN1 gene encoding chromatin-binding exonuclease XRN1 (Syntenic homolog of Saccharomyces cerevisiae YGL173C (XRN1)) translates to MGIPKFFRYVSERWPNISQLIDGTQISQFDNLYLDMNSILHTATHGNEDDIKKRLSEEEVFARIFVYIDHLFHTIKPQQTLYMAIDGVAPRAKMNQQRARRFRSAMDAETSLNRARERGDEIPEGEPFDSNSITPGTEFMHKLTTNLKYFIHEKVSSDSLWQNKNIILSGHEVPGEGEHKIMQYIRTLRAQQDYNPNTRHCIYGLDADLIMLGLSIHDTHVALLREEILYGRAQKPKALEQQNFYLLHLAIMREYLELEFQEISDELEFKFDFERLLDDFILVMFVIGNDFLPNLPDLHLNKGAFPVLLQTFKETLKHLDGYINENGTINFARFSVWLDYLSKFELMNFERDDIDVDWFNSQLENISLEGERKRKRIGKKLLLKQQKKIVGAVKPWLMKKFSETLSPDVTEEEITMTPWLEKDLAEKNIDFLKEFALELGLIVVHSDSNDTYTFKIDLDSYSMNQSAEEHQTRVAELRRSIKKFEQAIIINDEEELEEAQEKYNERFIRWKDSYYKEKVGFSIHDEDKLKEMANNYIEGLQWVLYYYYQGCPSWSWYYRYHYAPRISDIRKGLDVNISFSLDQPFKPFQQLMAVLPARSKELLPPVYRPLMYDDKSPILDLYPAEVELDKNGKTADWEAVVKLKFVDQDRLLAAMAPLDDLLTPEEKKRNIVGTDLIFVFNPQVDNVYKSPLKGVFTDIANNHCVEREYVHPSMEGRSILYGLPEGAKLGTSALAGFPTLKSIPFNAQLAYNECTIFNQPSRHHSMLLTIKDVYQSSNLSVNDVAERYLGEIVYSNWPYIRESKMVSIIDNNYVYIASEKCKKSGGTSVVRKPATPEEKKAFSSMVKNIIHGYSKKKGIVLPEVRAIARVLPVTGLIRQPDGSYQKCFSKVEELYPLQLIVEDVENKDERYMERPPLPIDEEFPTGSRVIFLGDYAYGGEATVDGYTSATRLKLTVNKQSTKAEPNIGKRRAEMDRKAVHYWPSFVVAKRLGLHPLFLSRITSRFLIEVDNRSVNVGLMVKFPARDEKVLGYARKNRESWEYSNLTLQLVDQYRKNFPDFFNALMNVDKKIPKLKDLLSRRNAEEASAMLASITAFIKDARQSFVIVPLESDSLTKASIQAVEKEIMRIADLPDQSEKRQLAKVPREAILDPRQSFALLRTQRFDLGDRVIYVQDSGKVPLFSKGTVVGYTTIGSRISIQVLFDQELAAGTTFGERLQTNRGIGVDSSCLLNISKRQFIYHSKASKQYTDKAAKKKQTNVRQPPKITPEQRRKRVEETKKQQAHEMLNRIRNENSSVPDNSNQLSGTNFANGIKGPSIIMNTQVPLNTVGKSVANNVYNAVVSQLANPAMDQNIPFGLQSAHMMANHMPHSGIVPLPPNGMVPMHQPVVFGFPPHGGAPPNMPVSRDFSRPSMVPQAFHVNAIGNITNPPVDEASTAAMKNLIHPQRQDKKEAGRSQYSGRGRKGPYRGNHAKK